Genomic window (Oryza sativa Japonica Group chromosome 3, ASM3414082v1):
GCGTGTTGTCACTTAACAAGTCATCACTTCCGTTGCCAGGTTTGCTATTTTATCAGGTCCAACCATCCCGATTATTGGAGAAGGCGATGAAGAGGCCAATGACAGGTTTGTTTTTTATACTTAACTCCATTCTTTTGTGGTTAGAAACTTCCAATCTATGCTACAGTTGTACCATGGTATTTATTATTTTAGTATTGCAAACTACCTTGTAGGTACGTGGAGCAGCTAGTAACTAGTGCTGAGGCTGCAGCTGAGGAAGTTGTTAGGAGAGGGGTGAGCTTTTCTACCTTTGTTCATGGAGCCCTTCATACATATAGTATCTTTGATTTTTTCCCCATGTTATTCATGAACTAGTTTGTAAGAGTGGCACAAGGCCCACGGCCCACCCATTAGTAACTTCTATATAGTTTCTGCAAAGTTCATACATGAAAcctttatatttgtaaatatgcATAATTTGTTCATCCATCATGGGCAGTGCTTTTGAAGATTGAGCTTTATTTTCACTGTTCTTTAGGTGGCTCACCCTGATAAAATTGCTGTTGGTGGTCATTCATATGGTGCATTCATGACTGCAAACCTTTTAGCTCATGCTCCTCACCTTTTCTGCTGTGGGATTGCTCGTTCTGGAGCTTACAACAGGACACTGACACCATTTGGGTTTCAGGTAACACAGGAATTCTGCATAGGTAGCTGCTTGTTTGGTGCATAGTCTCAGCCCTTATTAACAACTTGCATTTTCTGTAGAATGAGGACAGAACTCTATGGGAGGCGACTAACACCTATGTCGAGATGAGCCCTTTCATGTCGGCCAACAAGATCAAGAAACCAATTTTGCTTATTCATGGAGAGCAGGACAACAACTCTGGAACACTTACGATGCAGGTAAAGTCCCATGTAACTGATTTACTCTTATGCGGTAAAACATATTACCTAGATCTGCAGAAGAGTTGTGTCACCTTTAATATTTTGCCCCTCAGAAGTTTGGACTTTTTACAGTTCTGCCCCCAAAAATTATTTATGCATGTACATAGTTTATCTTAGTAAATGTATTAGTATCCCATTTGAAAGTATTACAAGCATCCAAAACCTTTACAATAGTATGATAGAATTAGAAAatgcaaatactccctccgacccaaaatataacaacttttagctctcaagatttgtcccaaaatataacaacttctccatcaacattctcttcccaaccaatcacaaccctccaccattcacttttcccacctacctccactactcatccaatcacaaccctctaccatttacttctacctactttcttaataaccgtgtccaactctaaaacttcttatattctgggacggagggagtactaaacatGCACTGTAGCAGGGCCGtaattttgcatatatgaaattaGGTCGACTGTTTTTCAGCACCTTAGTGCTTACATGGTTATTGTGGTACGAATTTTCTGGTCTAGCAACCCCTGGAATGACCTCTTCACATCATCTCTATCCAGGATACCGTCTTACTTCATTGTTAGTGGATCATTCGTAGATTATGATTCCAGTGTTTGGCTAATGGTTTAATATTATCTAATTATATCAGTGATATTTTTCTTACAGTCAGACCGATTCTTCAATGCCTTGAAAGGCCATGGCGCACTATCTCGTTTGGTGATACTCCCTTTTGAAAGCCATGGGTATTCTGCGAGGGAGAGCATCATGCATGTTCTGTGGGAGACTGATAGATGGCTGCAGAAGTACTGCTTAAGCGGTAGTAGTAAAACCGATTCAGATTCAGTAGCTGACACCGAAAACAAGACAGTGTCCGCTAGTGGTGGTGGAGCACCATGTGAAGGTCCTGAGGCCGAGGGGTTCTCATCAATGCAAAGATCGCTTCTGTGGTAACTTCTCTTTTATTTCCGCTTTTCTCATGGGAGAGAATACAATTATTTGTTGCTTACTGTGGCTCTTTACCTATCCTGGTGTTTTCTCATGAAGCAGAGGTGGAACAGTGCTGTCTTAAGCAGCAGAAATGTATGCCATCTGATCTAGTAGCAGCCTAACATTTTGGTGGTGATGAATAATATTATTTAATAACAGGATAGCTATTGAAGATGGGAAAATGAGTTTTCACGATATAAGTTAATTTTCTAAATTATTGGATTGAAATGAGAAATCAATCCGTATACCGAGGCCAAAGACAGAAAAATTAGGCAACTTAGAAATAGCAAAAATCGTTTTGATACTGTTATAATGAGAATTCATTCTATACTCTCTTCTGTTTTATACTTTATTTATGCTGCATCAGTCTTCAGAATATCGCCTTGCTTTGGCTATGTGAaccctgtttttttttgtccaataCTCTATATAAACATTGATGCTTTAACCAAGAAAATGACTGACATATTCTCTTGAATTCACACAGATGAAGTGGTTTCGGTTGGCTGTTTGTGAGCTCATCATTGGACAGTTTGTACAAGCCTGAAAGGATCATAAATGCAGTTTTGTGCTTGAACCAGAACTGGTTCTTCTTGCTGCAAGTGGCAAGGAGTCACTACATTATGGAGTATTCGATTGGATTTTTGCTGAAGGTTGCCATTCCAGTGATGGAAAGGCCTTATTGATGATGGATATTGCACCCTGATTGATTTTACTCAATTGTTTTCTGTTGGTATAGAAACCAGTTAAATCTAAAAATATTCTCACCTAATAATGGCTCTGTAGTCTGTCCAAGTATATATAAACTAGTGCCTACTAGGACTATAGACGATGGATCCACTTGTCTTGAACTTGTTAGTCAGCTTTATGCTTGCATCAGTATGCAGTGTGCTATTGTTTGACAGCAACATAATTAATAATGGATCATACCATATTGACAAACAATCATTTTTGGCCGGTATGTAGAATTGTAGGGAAGATGGTCTTACAACTTATTAATAGAAGCTCACCTCTCGTTCATTGGGGGCATGGAAGTATGATCTCTTCAATTTCTTCAAACCTTGTTTTAGCTAATCGGATCAAACTACTGTAAAAGGTGAAAAAGATCATGGAAATTTAAATCTAACCACTCACCATTGCCTACCCACATGAATCCAATTCACTTACCGTTGCAATCCCAAACCTTGCAAGATTTTAGCTTCTAAACCGGGGCCCGGGATAAATCGATCACGTTTCACAAACATCTAGCACAatcataagatttttttttttaaaaagcatATGCGATCTAAAGAAGACAAAATAAGCAAAGGAAAATGTCGTCCTCTTCAACACCAGCCAGGGGTGCGCAGAGGCATGAAACAAGCCTCATTGGGTATGCACGCATGaagaaggttgccaattttccatgcatgcataatGCGTTCCACATTCTTCGACTACGCTTTTAGCCAATCTTTGAGGCAATTCTCCTGCTATATATTGCCCCATTCTTTCCCATTTCAAAGCTCATCAAGCAGCTCAAGCATTCCACAAGCTTGCCGTTTTCCACTGACAGCTCAAGTGCTCGTGCAACATTAGCTGATCAGCTCGTGTTCCCAACCGCGACAAAGCTTCACAGATGGAGGCTCAGAACCAAGAGGTCGCTGCCCTGGTCGAGAAGATCGCCGGCCTCCACGCCGCCATCTCCAAGCTGCCGTCGCTGAGCCCATCCGCCGAGGTGGACGCGCTCTTCACCGACCTCGTCACGGCGTGCGTCCCGGCGAGCCCCGTCGACGTGGCCAAGCTCGGCCCGGAGGCGCAGGCGATGCGGGAGGAGCTCATCCGCCTCTGCTCCGCCGCCGAGGGCCACCTCGAGGCGCACTACGCCGACATGCTCGCCGCCTTCGACAACCCGCTCGACCACCTCGCCCGCTTCCCGTACTACGGCAACTACGTCAACCTGAGCAAGCTGGAGTACGACCTCCTCGTCCGCTACGTCCCCGGCATTGCCCCCACCCGCGTCGCCTTCGTCGGGTCGGGCCCGCTGCCGTTCAGCTCCCTCGTGCTCGCCGCGCACCACCTGCCGGACGCGGTGTTCGACAACTACGACCGGTGCGGCGCGGCCAACGAGCGGGCGAGGAGGCTGTtccgcggcgccgacgagggccTCGGCGCGCGCATGGCGTTCCACACCGCCGACGTGGCGACCCTGACGGGGGAGCTCGGCGCGTACGACGTCGTGTTCCTGGCGGCGCTCGTGGGCATGGCGGCCGAGGAGAAGGCCGGGGTGATCGCGCACCTGGGCGCGCACATGGCGGACGGCGCGGCGCTCGTCGTGCGGAGCGCGCACGGGGCGCGCGGGTTCCTGTACCCGATCGTCGATCTCGAGGACATCCGGCGGGGCGGGTTCGACGTGCTGGCCGTGTACCACCCCGACGACGAGGTGATCAACTCCGTCATCGTCGCTCGCAAGGCCGAcccgcgtcgcggcggcgggctcgccggCGCACGCGGCGCGGTTCCAGTGGTGAGCCCGCCGTGCAAGTGCTGCAAGAtggaggcggccgccggcgcgttCCAGAAGGCGGAAGAGTTCGCCGCCAAGAGGCTATCCGTCTGAGTGCGTGCATAGTAATCCTGGCTGTGTCTCGCTGTCCGTGACATCGGCCGGCTGAAACATTATTGGTATCGGTTTGTGTTTGTGCTTCTGTGgggttcttgttcttgttgtgTGGATGATGCTAGGCGCCTGGGCATTGATCCGTGCCAATGCATTCCGTGTTTCGGTGCAACTCTAGGGGACAACGACGAGTAAGGTGCTGAGAAAGCAAGAGGTGTTTGTCACCGTCTGAAATAATAATGTAAAAGGGTTATCTACGTGAACTTCGATCACGACAGTCTTGAGTAGGTACCCGTGTGGTACCACTTCAAGACCCATAATttttgtaaataaattttacaaaactatcaAACTATTCAAAGCTAGA
Coding sequences:
- the LOC4332607 gene encoding nicotianamine synthase 2 produces the protein MEAQNQEVAALVEKIAGLHAAISKLPSLSPSAEVDALFTDLVTACVPASPVDVAKLGPEAQAMREELIRLCSAAEGHLEAHYADMLAAFDNPLDHLARFPYYGNYVNLSKLEYDLLVRYVPGIAPTRVAFVGSGPLPFSSLVLAAHHLPDAVFDNYDRCGAANERARRLFRGADEGLGARMAFHTADVATLTGELGAYDVVFLAALVGMAAEEKAGVIAHLGAHMADGAALVVRSAHGARGFLYPIVDLEDIRRGGFDVLAVYHPDDEVINSVIVARKADPRRGGGLAGARGAVPVVSPPCKCCKMEAAAGAFQKAEEFAAKRLSV